A genomic segment from Agelaius phoeniceus isolate bAgePho1 chromosome 2, bAgePho1.hap1, whole genome shotgun sequence encodes:
- the TAGLN3 gene encoding transgelin-3 has protein sequence MANRGPSYGLSREVQEKIEQKYDAELESRLVNWIIVQCGEQIEHPPPGRQHFQTWLMDGTLLCKLINSLHPKGNEPIAKISESKMAFKQMEQISQFLKAAEIYGVRTTDIFQTVDLWEGKDMAAVQRTLMALGSLAVTKDDGCYKGDPSWFHRKAQQNRRGFSEEQLRQGQNVIGLQMGSNKGASQSGMTGYGMPRQII, from the exons ATGGCTAACAGAGGACCAAGCTATGGCTTAAGCCGAGAAGTTCAGGAAAAGATTGAACAGAAATACGACGCGGAATTAGAGTCTAGACTGGTGAACTGGATTATTGTACAGTGTGGAGAACAGATAGAGCACCCTCCTCCTGGAAGGCAACATTTTCAGACCTGGTTGATGGATGGAACA CTGTTATGCAAGTTAATAAACAGTTTGCATCCAAAGGGAAATGAGCCTATTGCAAAGATATCTGAATCAAAAATGGCTTTCAAGCAGATGGAACAAATATCTCAGTTCTTAAAAGCTGCTGAAATCTATGGAGTAAGAACAACAGATATTTTCCAGACAGTGGATTTATGGGAAG GGAAGGACATGGCAGCAGTGCAAAGAACCTTAATGGCTTTGGGCAGTTTGGCGGTCACCAAGGATGATGGCTGCTACAAAGGAGATCCGTCCTGGTTCCACAG GAAAGCACAGCAGAATCGACGAGGATTTTCAGAAGAGCAGCTTCGGCAGGGACAGAATGTAATAGGCCTTCAGATGGGGAGCAACAAAGGAGCATCACAGTCGGGTATGACAGGCTATGGGATGCCAAGGCAGATTATCTAA